The following proteins are co-located in the Nymphalis io chromosome 27, ilAglIoxx1.1, whole genome shotgun sequence genome:
- the LOC126778929 gene encoding ubiquitin-fold modifier-conjugating enzyme 1: MVDEGTRKSLSSIPLLKTKAGPRDKELWPTRLKEEYQALIKYVQNNKEADNDWFRLESDKTGTKWFGKCWYVHNLLKYEFDLEFDIPVTYPTTAPELALPSLDGKTAKMYRGGKICLTDHFKPLWARNVPKFGIAHAMALGLGPWLAVEVPELIERGVVKYQEKSDEAK, from the exons ATGGTAGATGAGGGTACTAGAAAGTCATTAAGTAGCATACCTTTACTAAAAACTAAAGCAGGACCGAGAGACAAGGAATTGTGGCCAACCCGTTTAAAAGAGGAATACCAGGCATTAATAAAG TATGTGCAAAATAATAAAGAGGCAGATAATGACTGGTTCAGATTGGAATCAGATAAAACTGGAACAAAATGGTTCGGAAAGTGTTGGTACGTCCACAACCTTCTGAAGTATGAATTTGACTTGGAGTTTGAT ATACCTGTTACTTACCCGACGACAGCTCCAGAACTTGCTTTACCAAGTTTAGATGGAAAAACCGCTAAAATGTACAGAGGCGGCAAGATATGTTTAACGGATCATTTTAAGCCACTATGGGCCAGAAATGTACCGAAGTTTGGTATAGCACACGCAATGGCTTTAGGT ctCGGTCCATGGTTAGCAGTTGAAGTGCCTGAATTAATTGAAAGAGGCGTCGTCAAATATCAAGAGAAGTCAGATGAAgcgaagtaa
- the LOC126778914 gene encoding BLOC-1-related complex subunit 5, whose translation MGSEQSMPPKKQMQRAPPVRREHTIASSIFPDTRRPEPSPSGNNSPGASMCSDSELPYISYTVDRPIGDSPKNSAKTQRSDSKKSLLQRRQLSLQARRNKRARDIVVVKPATDTQLDEDIRRLQEIPTFLPIMRGALGLPGARDPEVLEGLDPRPWVRMTTRVQAHLSACAQPLAAEEIHLANKIKEADSEITRLYSITVEKQRNNARHAERLSRVREVAHQLSRCNSLLNQTLQDIEELNQMLPENKRLEPFVWNEQKV comes from the exons ATGGGTTCAGAACAATCTATGCCTCCGAAGAAGCAGATGCAAAGAGCTCCTCCAGTGCGCAGGGAACATACCATAGCATCTTCAATTTTTccag ATACAAGGAGACCTGAGCCATCGCCGAGTGGTAATAATTCACCCGGAGCCAGTATGTGCTCAGATTCTGAACTGCCATATATATCATACACAGTGGACAGACCTATTGGAG ATTCACCTAAAAATTCGGCAAAAACGCAACGATCGGATAGTAAGAAGTCTCTCCTGCAACGGAGGCAGCTGAGCTTGCAGGCGAGGAGGAATAAGCGAGCCCGCGATATTGTCGTCGTTAAGCCAGCCACTGACACGCAATTGGACGAGGATATCAGGAGATTGCAG GAAATACCAACGTTTTTACCAATCATGAGGGGGGCGCTTGGCTTACCAGGCGCAAGAGACCCTGAGGTTCTCGAAG GTCTAGACCCCAGACCGTGGGTCAGGATGACTACACGTGTTCAAGCGCACTTATCAGCTTGCGCTCAGCCGCTAGCTGCTGAAGAGATCCACTTGGCAAACAAGATTAAGGAG GCGGATTCGGAAATAACCCGACTCTATTCAATAACGGTGGAGAAACAGAGAAACAACGCGCGTCACGCTGAGAGGCTGTCACGGGTGAGGGAGGTAGCTCACCAGCTCTCGAGGTGCAATTCATTGTTGAACCAG ACCCTACAAGATATAGAAGAATTAAACCAGATGTTACCAGAGAATAAAAGATTGGAGCCCTTTGTATGGAACGaacaaaaagtttaa